In Nitrospira sp., a genomic segment contains:
- a CDS encoding 50S ribosomal protein L11 methyltransferase, with protein sequence MASTSKTDHVVSEHVGAGQMQDWVQVDVRTSIDAGELLGLLNDPAVTGAWQEDEQVHLYWPEHRCGPDTWVGLKLALRQLGEADPQRAVTINRLPNEDWNAQWSRLVEPITIGRMIIRPSWRKVPLGTGQIELVIDPKQAFGTGHHATTHLLIEWLQHCVMPTDRVLDVGTGSGILAMVALRLGADAAVGEDCDPVAIDCAREYAQTNGFDGRLMLVVRDAQGAQALDRIPPTLVLANLDRQTLLLAADSLCGYASGGARLLLSGLLVDQRAEIEAAYAARGVYVKAVRERDGWLALEAAAMESCEGGLCS encoded by the coding sequence ATGGCGTCAACCTCCAAGACCGATCATGTTGTATCAGAGCATGTCGGTGCGGGACAGATGCAGGACTGGGTACAGGTCGATGTGCGGACCTCAATTGACGCCGGTGAACTCCTGGGCCTGTTGAATGATCCGGCCGTCACCGGCGCCTGGCAGGAAGATGAACAGGTGCATCTGTACTGGCCTGAACATCGCTGCGGGCCGGATACGTGGGTAGGGCTCAAGCTGGCGCTGAGGCAACTTGGCGAAGCGGACCCTCAGCGCGCCGTCACGATCAATCGGTTGCCGAATGAAGATTGGAATGCCCAATGGTCGCGCCTGGTGGAACCGATTACCATCGGGCGAATGATCATCAGGCCAAGTTGGCGGAAGGTTCCGCTGGGCACAGGCCAAATTGAACTGGTCATCGACCCCAAGCAAGCGTTCGGAACGGGACACCATGCGACAACGCACCTCCTGATCGAGTGGCTTCAGCACTGCGTGATGCCGACCGACCGGGTGCTGGATGTGGGAACCGGCAGCGGCATACTGGCCATGGTCGCATTGCGGCTTGGGGCGGACGCGGCGGTGGGAGAAGATTGTGATCCTGTGGCTATCGACTGCGCGCGGGAGTATGCGCAGACGAACGGGTTCGATGGGCGATTGATGCTCGTCGTGCGTGATGCGCAAGGGGCGCAGGCTCTGGATCGGATCCCTCCCACTCTGGTTCTCGCGAATTTGGATCGGCAGACGCTACTGCTGGCGGCGGACAGTCTGTGTGGGTATGCCTCTGGCGGCGCACGCCTGTTACTGTCAGGCCTACTGGTGGATCAACGTGCTGAGATTGAAGCGGCCTATGCTGCGCGCGGGGTGTATGTGAAGGCCGTGCGGGAGCGTGATGGGTGGCTCGCGTTGGAGGCAGCAGCAATGGAATCGTGTGAGGGGGGCCTGT